The DNA segment TGCCACTTTGCTCGTTCAGAGCCCAACGCAAAAACCGAATGAAAACATGCAGCGCGCACTATTATAACGTCATCCGAATGTTCGAGAGATGAGCGAGGGCACTGGGAGAGGAAGTAGGCGCCGCGGCACTGACACTGTTCTTCCCCTCTCCGCCCACCTTCGGGACCCTGCTCGCAGCTTCTAGAATCGTCCAGCCGCGCGCCGCTAGGTCAAGGTCGTGAGAGAGGAGCACCTGGGCCGTATTTCCTCTTTCGGCGGCAGGCGCGCCGAAAGCGCCCGGCGCTAGCCGCAGAGGCCTTACACGCCCCACCATAAGAAGATTGCTGGGCTTTTTTGTCCAACCAATCTGAACACAAACTCAAGGCCGCGACTCGTCGGCTCTACATCTGAAGTTCGCATGCACAGTTGTAATCTACTATCGATTCGTCGGCTCTACATCTGAAGTTCACATGCACAGTTGTAATCTACTGTCGATTTCCGACGTGTACTGCTTTTGCGGCAAGTCCAATATCTTGCAGTTTTCAGTCTGACGAACAATGTCTTTGGGCGGTTCGCAAATCATCCACGCACACAATCGCAAACATATGCATACAGGTGAGCGGGAACGCCCACCAGCGTGCGCTTCTCAGGCTTACATAATGGACTAATCTTGCTAAGTAGAATTCGGGAGCCGGGAAAGCGTGTCGGCGTTTCCATTAGACGACCCTTTTCTGTGGCTGGCTGTGACATTATACCGCTGCAACGCCAGTGCACACCTGGCGAGTTTGGCGCCGCGTGCCGTACTCGTGGTCAGATAGGAAAGAGGGTCATGGTCTGACACTACGTGAACCTGCGCTCCGAATACCTAGTGGTCGAATTTCGAATTTTCCTATTGACCAAATAATTGCAAATGCTTCTTGTTCTGTTGTGGACCAACGTGCCGGAGTTGGGGTGAAGCGGTGGCTGGCAAATGCGATAGGCTGCTCCCGACCATCTTTTCCCATTTGCGCGAGACAAGCGCTAGCTGCGATTTCGGAGGCATCTGCAAAAAGCCAGAACGGCTATTCTAGGTCTGGCGTGCTCAGAGACGTCGCGTGGCAAAGTGAATTTTTCAAGCGCTCCAGCGTCCTCTGTGCCTCGGCCCACCATGGAATCGAGTTGGGTACCCCCCGCTCCGTCAAGGCTGTTAACGGCGCTGATACCTCTGCGTAGTTCTTTACGTACTCGCGGTAGTAGCCGCAGAGCCAAAGGAGACTGCGAAGCTGCTTTTTTTTGGTGATTGGTGGCATGATATCTCTAATCGCCGCTAACTTTTCCGGGTCCGGCGAACGCGTTCCACCACCTACAACATGTCCGAGGTATTTAGTGTGACTTCGCGCAATTTGGCATTTCTCCGCGCTAACCCGAAACCCTGCCTCGCATAATAGGCGGAAAACTGCATCTAGGTGTTTCAAATGGTCGTGCCATGTCGCGGAGAATATGGCTATATCGTCTAGGTATGCCATGGCGTAATCTTAGTGTTTTGCCAGCACGGTGTTCATGATCATTTGAAACGATGCCGCCGCATTCTTCAAGCCGAATGGCACGACGCGCCAGGCACATTGACCGTCATGCGTGACAAAAGCAGTCATATGCTGACTCTCTGGGGCCATAGGTACTTGCCAGTACCCACGACGTAAGTCTACTAGCGTGATGAACTTAGCATGTCCGACTTTCAGTACAAGCTCTTGTGGGTGCGCATAGGAAATGCATCGGCGCGTGTAGCCGCATTCAAAGTGCGATAATCTATAGGCAGAGGCGCATTGACCAGTCTTCCTGACGCATACGACGGGGTGTGCGTACTCGCTCTCGATTGGGTAAATCAGTCCCATTTCCAAGAGTTCGTTTACTTGGCGGCTGACTTCGGTCTTTACGAGCTCTCGGACTCTATACGGGAATGACCGTTTAGGTTGGTGCCCATCTTCTAGCTCGATGCGATGCTGTCCAACTTTTGCAATACCCGGCATCTCGCGAAACAGGTCCGAGTATTTGGCGAAGACAGTTCCTACCGCCGCGCGCTGCTTCTCGCTTAAGTGAGCTAGTGGTTCCTGAGTCAGCGGAGCAATACTTTTGCAATGTGGTACGTGAAGTGTGTATTCTACTTCCCCGAGCTCTGCGTCTTCGTCAAAAACGACACCCACATGTCCTGTTCTAGCGTAATACGGTCGGAGGCGATTTGCATGTACAATGGAGCTTGTAAGCCCTCCGGTGTCGATCCGGTAAGAATGCTCCCTTTCGCGCGCAGTAGCTGTAAAGGGGCCCCGCCACTTTGGCGCTAGTTTTGTGTCACGGTCGGTGTCGAAGAGCAGTACACGGTCCCCGACATCAAACGTTTTGTGCCGTGTCGCCCGGTTGTAAGCCTGCGCGTAGCTACCCTGCCGCGCGCTCGCTGTAAGCCCGGCCACGTCCGCGGCGATCTCGAGTTGTTCGCGTAACTGCTTCAGATATCGCGCTGGTTCCTCCCGTAAGGTCCCCGGGAATGGCAATTCACCTGTCCAGGTTCGTTGTAGAATCGCGAGCGGTCCTGTCGGATTTCTACCGTAAAATAACCTGAATGGTGCGACACCCGTTGTGTCGTGGGGGCTTCTCTATATGCCCAAAGAACATAAGGGCCCAACCTGTCCTAGTTTCTTGGGTCCTTTTGTATGACGTAGTACAGCATATTTTTTAATACGCGATTCCACCTCTCCATCGTCCCATTGCTCTCGGGATGCTCTGACGTGGAAAAGTGAGGTGAACAGCCTAGCCTAGCCACCATTTCCTGCGTCAGTTGTGATTTGAAGTTCGTCCCTTGGTCCGAACATGCCACTTCCGGTACTCCGTTACGGCTAAAGACCTCTAGCAAGGCACAGCACGTTGCCTTCGCTGTTAACGATCGTAAGCACACATTTCTGGCCAGCGGGTACAGAGGTCGACTAAGCAAAGGGCATACTTGTGTCCTCGGGCCGACGGTACCTCAAGAGGTCCAATCAGGTCGACATTTACGATCTGGAAGAGGTGTTCAGGTCTGACGAGCGGTGTAATGGGGATTCTGTCAGCTTGGCGCCTATCCGACCGAATCTGGCACGCGTGACAGGTTTTACAATGCTCAGCCATGTCTGCTTCAAGTCCAGCCCACAAGAAGGTGTATTTTATTCTGGCTTTGGTCTTCTTCGGGCCCAAGTGGCCTCCTCACAGTGACTCGTGTGCCAGCGTCAGGAATTCTTTCTGCCTTTCAGCTGGTAAAAACAGCTGCTTCACCTTTGTGTCTGCGATTGTGTCCTGATGGAAGAGTAGCCCGTCAGACACAAACATTCCCCCCTTCCCTTCTTTGGCAGCGGCCCACGCTTTTGTCAAGCTATCGTTGCCAATTTGAGCCTCGCGTAATTTTACACGTTGACTCGCCGCGTCGTGTGCGTCGGCGCCTTGTTCGATCAGCGTATCGGGAGTCATATCGAGGCTTTCCTCGCACGCTGTCGCTTCAGAGGGCTCATGGGACGCAGTCTCCGGAATATTGTTGGTGGGCCCAGTTGCAGTGAGCTGGTTTACGGCCCGTGTCTCACTGCCGTGGTCCAGTTGCTGTATTAGCTCCCAGTCCTCCCGCGTGTACAAGCAATTCAGTTGGTTCGAGAGCTCGTTGGTAAGGGCGCTTTCGGAGGGGTCTCCACAGTTAGTGTTTGACGTCTCAAGTTCATAGGTATAGCGACTAGCGCTGCATCAACCTTCTTGTCAAAGGCGCAGACCAGTTTGATCCTGCCTGCAGGCTTGCGATATTCGCTCAGCACAATGTCTTCCCTAACCACAGTAATCTCCGCGCTCGTGTCAACGACGGCATTGGTGGGCACACCGGTGCATTCTATTTCGACTTCTTGTAACTTAGAAGTCCGCACGCCGCCATTCTTTGCTTGTATTTTTATCTCGGCGACCAGTACGTCGTCACCTTGAACTATCTCACAAGCCTCTCTGCTTTCCTCGGTTGCTACTGCCACCCTGTTGGTTCGCGCCCCCTTTGCGGTGACGTCCTTCTTGCGGTTGGCGATCTGCCCAGAGGACTGACAATTTCTAGCGATATGCCCCTCTGTGACATGCGAAGCAGCCCGTCCGCTTTCTGGTGTTTACTGCGCTCTCCTTGGGGCCCTCAGGCGCTGCCGACGTTGGTCGCACCGCCCTTCCTTTGCCCTTAGCGTCCTCAAACGTGTTGAGCTCGCGCACCAGCTCCTTAGGTGTAAGCCACTTTTCGCCCTCGTGCAACGGTTATACTCTAATCCTTCAGCGCTAAGGCCACATTTTATGCGGTACGCTATCATTAGAAAaactatttcttcttttgtttccacctttctggctcgtATTTAATAATCAAAGTAGGTACTCGTACGGGAGGCGAACTGCATCCAAGTCTCGGCCTTCCCCTTACGTGCCTTCTCGAAACGTTCCAAGTATTGTGACGGGGTTAGCTTTAGTTCGTTGAGCACTGCGGCCTTCACCGCGTCATAGCTGTTGCATTCGTCCGCCTCTAGCCCAGGCAGGAGGTACCTGACCCGTTCTGTCAGTGCTGGCAAGATGAGGTGCACGCGACACTCCTCCGGCACAGCGTACGAAGCAAACATGTTTTCTACCTGGTCGAGCCATAAAGGCACCTCCGCATCATTCGGCAGTTCGAACCCGTTCAAGATTCTGGCGCACTCAGTGACCGAGTCTAAGCCTGATCGCAGGCGCTCATCGGGGTCTGAGCCCGTCGCGGTTTGCCTTCCACTCGCCGGTCCCTGCTGGGAATCTTGCAGCGCAGTGCGCCTGGCCGCTTCTATCTCCATCTGCTGTCTCCGAATTCCCGCTTCCGCTATTTTAGTCTGGGCTTGGGCTTCTGCTATTCGAGCCTCTGCCTCTCGTAGCTTCAGTTCGTACTCGAGCTGCGACTGGTTCATTGTGACTGTGGCGCACATGTGgcacactctgcgcacatttccgcgcagcttTTGCCTTGTTGTCATCCgacccagcgtaacacggccacacgctggaccgCGTTCCCGGTAAAACCCAGCACCACCGCTGCGTCAttcgaggcatgcgtcaccgacgccggctacaaaaacaggctgcccggctgggaagagcgccagtctaccttccgctaccgagacgagcgtagcgtctGTATGATCATCCGCATCCATCGGCAATCGAATAAACCATTGTTTCGTTTTTATGTTAGGATTCGCCGTTCGGCCGAAATGACATCCCACAAGTGCATCTCCCGTGCGATAGCGCTCAGCAGGCAAGCTCATTCTAGTTTCCAGCAAGTCGccttttggtgcgaaagcactactagCAAAGCTTAACAACTCGGGGTAtttgtgaagcctcaacctttggcCTTGACCATGAacattgaccttgaccttgaatgTGGTTGCCTTTGAGGCAGTGTTGCCTCAACTGATTTCGCTAGTcctgctcggtttaactacgttaaaaccctacttTTCTTTTTGACGTACTCCCATTTATTTTGCTCTCGGACACGCCGGCAAGCATGGCCCTTAGTGCCAGCTTTTATGCAACAAATATTTCGTTTAGCATGCTTCTCAAGGCTGGAACCCACGGGGGTCAGTAAGCACCGAACACAACACGTGTGGCGTCCTGAGATTGTCCCTAGTGCAGTTAGAGGAATTAGCCGAATTTTGGAGCCATCCGGACCTGCAGCTAAAGTCTGTTTCCGAAGGAAGGGGAAGACAGCGAGAATATGGGGAATGTATGGATATAGTGCCCAATTTGTTCCCCTGCACTTTAGTATGAGGATAAAGGGAGCAAAGGGGAATAAAAAAGTTTGGTCCGGCCTGTCCTTAGGACGTGACCGTGGACACTGATCCATCGTGgtgataaaaacaaaaagaaataaaaaatattgaataTCCTTAGTTTGAGTACGAGTGGCCAGTGATAGAATGCCACCAAAGTCTCGGGCTTTTGGCAAGTAGCAGAGAATTTGTCTCGAGAGGAGTGTTGGGCGTGTCCGTTGGCTCGCTCCGGACGAGTGAAACGAGCGGTGTGCTTGTGCGGATGTTCGCGCGACTCAGGTGGCAACGGATGGGAGACCCCCCCGAGTGGTGTGAAGGGGGGCCGGCAGAGGCGCCTGGAGGACGGCGAAGGCCCGGAGATGATCGGCAGCCACAAGGACGCCGCGGTcatgtgcgtgtacgcgcgggcgaCCCGGCGATCCTAAAGCTCCAACTCGATGgacgcatcctacgcgtaccggctgagcgcctacgcgcacgggcgtacgctggatcctatctgcgcatgcgcaaagcgagacgcgcgcgcaggcgcgcgcgttgctagatatctgttcatgtcagatattttcggccctggcggcgcgctggcgcacgcgccagaagtggctcgctggtttgtggccaatgagagggTACAGTTCCCGCTATATCCGGAATGAGCCTCCGTGGCGCGCCGACTGATTTTTTTTGTCAACGAGCTGCAACAGCCCCCTGCGCAAACATGTCGTacctaataagcaatgaaaaattaatcgctgctgttgagaggcgccgctagctgtggcttgccagccacaaacaccacaaaaataagctcgttacggcagcgtcctggaaggaggtggcggcggaaataatgccgGGAACACCATGTGAAGGTAAGCAGGCACATTGCTCATGACGAGCACTTCATGATTGTAATGTTCTTAAGAGTCCTCATGTTTCAATCACGGAGATAACGTTCACCACATTCAGAAGCGGTGGAAATCTCTCCTGGATAAGCACTGAAATACGTGCCAGTTTGAAtgaaaagctactattaaaactgcagttcagtttatatattacataacttgccttgctactttcaaaatctaaagatttcaagtggcagtctaactgttttggccagttccaatctatgagatctagcaacaacgtgctagtgcgcgcacgagcgcgagtcagcgacaggctatggaggtgcacaccacttgcgacgcccgtcgcgacgcggggctgggcgcacaggcgctctgcgcgtacgcgtaggatgtgcccatcgagttagGGCTTAAGAAACGGCCGCATGCACTGGCCGAGGAAGCGGCAGTTGGCGCTGGTTACGCGGCTGACGGCTGGGGCGAGATGCTGGCACCTGCGAAATACGCCGGAGAACGGGCTTGCCCGATAAGAGCAAGGTCTGCGCCTGGGAGAGGCGGCGCCTCCGTAATGGCCATCGGATTACAGGAACCAGTGAAGATGCCTTCAcaaggagccgaccgaagggagcagcgggggaagcaaggacgagagagagcaAGCTGGAAAGGAAGACCGGGAGGAGAGGAGAGACGACCGAGAAGAACGGGACAGACGggtggtggatgccgagacgagaggccgcatcccgacggtagagtggtgtcaccgcaattgtgaatagatgtgaataaattagccactgtgtaatcggaatgtttCGTGTGGTCTGGTTGAATCGGGAggagagaaaaacaaaatagaggagggaggAAGAGACCTGCCTGACTAGGAGGATAGCTGCATGGGATGCACATGGTGGTGCCGAGCAACAAGTTCTTTGGACAAGGAATCTGACAAACCCAAGCATCCTTTATGCCTGTTAAATATCTCGATGCCTTGCCTTGCTGTTGTTACCTGGCGGCCGGAGTCTTTGCCGCAGAGCGATTTGGTCGCTCAACTTTGCAGGAAATCGGATCATGTGGGGATCATGCTGCTACCGACTCCTGTACCATGAGCCAGGTGGCCACAGAAGCCGGCCAAGTTATTACTTAAGTTGTGCGAAGTGACGAGGTATTACAGGTGATAAATAGATACGTATTAGATCTGAAACTAAACCGCATTATTGACCTATGAAAACGTTTGTTTGGAATCCACTCAGGCGGGGATGAAGAAGGTTCCACTCTGCCAGCCTCTTCAGTGATCACCATTCAGAAACATGCAAAAATAAAGCGACATTAATCTTGAAATGCActtcggtggccgcatttcgatggcggcgaaactcaaacgcgcccatgtgctgtgcgatgttagtgcacgttaagaaccccagatggtcgaaattattctagagccctccactacagcacctctctctctctcttcttccactcccacctTCCCTTATGATGACGGGGTTCATGTCCAGGAGGACAATTACTAcactatttcctttcctccaaaaccggTTTTCAGCGTCAATTTTCATTTACCCCGGCGGTGGCCTGTAGCGATTTGATCATCCGCCTCGTATGTGCGTGATGCGGGACACGATCGGCATTCCACGTGTATCCAGCGTTTTCCTGTGTACAAACTTTTTTTAATCCGGTCGAAAACTGCGTGGCAGTGAGATTCGAATCCCTGTCCTCTTGCACATGAGGTGGATCCTGTACCTATATGCCATCACCCTATAGGTAGCCTTAATGCCCTAAGCGTAACGGGCTGGATtgcaagagaatgcaagcgtagcaggcgttggcataaagttaggtggcggatgagattaaaaagtttgcggggatgtgGTGACCACATATATGGGAgcggccttttccctgcagtgggtgtagtcaagctggtGATGATCATAAACTTTTTCCGGTCAAGCGCATAGAAAAATCGGTCGTTGGTCGCACTTCGTGCAGGCCAATAAGGATATCTCTGTCTCTTTTCCAAGCTGCCAAAGCGAAATCATCGAAATCAACGTCACCAGCTCTGCTACGTTTATATAAAATAACCTGTTATGGAGATTTTATAATTCAATAAAACACGTCGCGTGGCTATTTAGGGATGCATTGTTTCTAGAGAAGTAATTCAGCGCTATTTGAGACGAGCACATACACAGGCATGACAGGTGAGGCACTGGTGGAAACTGTTCTCTACCTTAATCCTTGGTGTCTTTACCTGCACTCATCGTGAGCCTATCCTCTTGCGTTTCCATGCGCAGATGTCCCCTCCTGGATCTCATGAGGCCGCCACTGCGTCTGGGAATGGAGCGTGTTCTGAAGCAGACCAGCTGGACGATATAGGAAGTTACGAAATGTTGATCGAACAGTTCGTCCGAGACCTGGAGGACCAGTCCATGAGGGAGGAAGCTCTACCGGACAGCTCTAAGAAGCAAGGTTAGCCGACCACACCGCTGCACTAGCATGGTTGCTGCGAGTAGTATAATACGTGTAGCCTGCAACCTGCTTTAGGAAGGAGGCAGTCAGATTGTAATTGAGAGGATGATGAAAAGTTATCGACCATACCAAGGTGAAAATTAATGAATATTTTCTTTATTGAACATATTTAGCTCGACATTGCACACCgcatctgcagttttgtttaACCCTGCAACACACAGTTTTCTTCAAGTCACCGAAAATTGTTGCCATGCCGTCCACCGCTTTATTTTTAACCCTTCAAGGACTTTTATGATGTTTGGAAACAGGAAGTAATCATAGCAGCATTTCGAGAGCAGCGTAAGTTAAAACGAGCAAAGCTGCGAAACTGTCTTCCTCTGGGGAAAAGATGGACGATTAAAGTCCTGTCAATTCAGTAGATGTAAAATTTGAGCCCCGGAGTAGTGCTGCTAGAGAAAAAATGTTAGGATTTTAACGTCGTTAAACCGACTAGGAGGTGCGGAAGCACTTGAGGCAGCAATACCTCGAACGCAACCGCATGCAAGATCGGGGGGATGCCAGTTCCGCGCCTTGACGGAGCAGCTGtgcaaggcctccgccgctggcgctccgCCAAAGTGCAAATGTTGAAGCTCCACACATACCTCTCGTTTTTCACTTTTGCTATTGAAGGAGTGCTTTCACACCAAAAAAGCAAGCTGAAACTCGCCCGCATTcacacctgatgaaggaaccgagtgGGTTCCTAAACGTCATGTTATTTCATTGTTTATTTAGCGTTCTTTTTTAACTTAAGTTTAAAAGGGTTGAAGTTGTATACGCATTCCAACCATTATGCATGTCTGACAGAAATTGCTGGTGCAAAGAACAGAGTGGATGGCGagaatgaagaagaaaaaagggaggagGAGTTTCCGCACCGCCACCGCCGCAAACGGCGCGCGATATTCAAGCGGTTGGGAAGCGTAGGGAGGCCGCGTTACCAGGCCAAGgtagtcaaagacccatttgaaTGTTACAGCTGCCACGCCAAGTTCACATCCAAGTGCGGGCTGGAGTACCACCTTCGAGCGCACTCCGGAGCACCGCTGCTTCCCAGCGACGTCTGCCCGCTGGAGTTCCCGACGGGCCGCATGTTCTCCAGCCACTGCTCCAGGAAGCACGGGCGCCCATCGCTGTTGGGTTTGGCAGAATGCCGGCATTAAAAATCGAAGCTGGATTAAAGGGGTTTTGTGAAACAGGAACACTGAACGGATCCCGTTTTATTCAGGTCATGTTTAATATAGGCAGATTCCTTTTGGGTGTGGACCAGTTTTGAGCAGGATGTTCTTTGTCAGTGTGTATTCTATATACcgcagcttaaaggga comes from the Amblyomma americanum isolate KBUSLIRL-KWMA chromosome 1, ASM5285725v1, whole genome shotgun sequence genome and includes:
- the LOC144114974 gene encoding uncharacterized protein LOC144114974, whose amino-acid sequence is METSGVIPSVSAKQMSPPGSHEAATASGNGACSEADQLDDIGSYEMLIEQFVRDLEDQSMREEALPDSSKKQAATPSSHPSAGWSTTFERTPEHRCFPATSARWSSRRAACSPATAPGSTGAHRCWVWQNAGIKNRSWIKGVL